A part of Kitasatospora acidiphila genomic DNA contains:
- a CDS encoding DUF397 domain-containing protein: MINSTTVAWIKSSYSKNGGTCVEVAPNLPGVTPVRDSKDPEGPALYFPADGFTAFLRGVKNGTFTTA; this comes from the coding sequence ATGATCAACTCCACAACAGTGGCCTGGATCAAGTCGTCCTACAGCAAGAACGGCGGCACCTGCGTCGAGGTGGCCCCAAACCTCCCCGGCGTCACCCCGGTCCGCGACAGCAAGGACCCCGAAGGCCCCGCCCTCTACTTCCCCGCCGACGGCTTCACCGCTTTCCTCCGGGGCGTCAAGAACGGCACCTTCACCACCGCCTGA
- a CDS encoding DUF397 domain-containing protein, with amino-acid sequence MTDLTATAWVKSSYSQNGGNCVEVAPGLPGVTPVRDSKDPEGPALYFPADGFATFLRGIKNGALGNA; translated from the coding sequence ATGACTGACCTCACTGCGACGGCTTGGGTCAAGTCGTCCTACAGCCAGAACGGGGGCAACTGCGTCGAGGTGGCCCCAGGCCTCCCCGGTGTTACCCCGGTCCGCGACAGCAAGGACCCCGAAGGCCCCGCCCTCTACTTCCCCGCCGACGGCTTCGCCACCTTCCTCCGGGGCATCAAGAACGGTGCCCTCGGCAACGCCTGA
- a CDS encoding helix-turn-helix domain-containing protein, with amino-acid sequence MNIKKLDPSASSVAAFGNQLRKSRMEKGWTQVQLGRLLGCTGAHISGLETGAKSPSSQFAKKADDLFGTGLTFQILCRAIKDQVFLDGFTELSHEEVRAAEIRTFELNVIPGLFQTPQYAAALASTNVRHGTLTEAQARERLAFLENRQRQLITAATAPRFYAILDESCLRRMVGDPEVMDIQFDHLERLAMRPKVTIQAVPFSMGDFQPFNGPMVLLTMRDRSLLGYCESAARGYLERDLDLLKAWEVAYDQLQVNALGPGQTLDRIRTVRRELQHD; translated from the coding sequence ATGAACATCAAGAAGCTGGACCCCTCGGCGTCTTCCGTGGCCGCCTTCGGCAACCAACTGCGCAAGTCACGCATGGAGAAGGGCTGGACTCAGGTGCAGCTCGGCAGGCTGCTCGGATGCACCGGTGCGCACATCTCCGGGCTGGAAACGGGGGCGAAGTCACCGAGTTCCCAGTTCGCGAAGAAAGCGGATGACCTGTTCGGCACCGGCCTGACCTTCCAGATCCTCTGTAGGGCGATCAAGGACCAGGTCTTCCTTGACGGGTTCACCGAGTTGTCGCACGAGGAGGTGCGGGCTGCGGAGATCCGCACGTTTGAACTCAACGTCATCCCGGGGCTGTTCCAGACGCCGCAGTATGCGGCAGCCCTGGCCAGCACCAACGTGAGGCACGGGACGCTCACCGAGGCCCAGGCGCGCGAGCGCCTGGCGTTCCTGGAGAACCGCCAGCGCCAGCTGATCACTGCCGCGACCGCACCTCGGTTCTACGCCATCCTGGACGAGAGCTGCCTGCGCCGGATGGTTGGCGATCCCGAAGTGATGGATATTCAGTTCGACCACTTGGAGCGGCTAGCGATGCGCCCCAAGGTCACCATCCAGGCCGTGCCGTTCAGCATGGGCGACTTCCAGCCCTTCAACGGCCCGATGGTGCTGCTGACCATGCGCGACCGGAGCCTGCTGGGCTACTGCGAATCGGCCGCACGGGGTTACCTGGAGCGGGATTTGGATCTGCTGAAGGCCTGGGAAGTGGCCTACGATCAGCTGCAGGTGAATGCGCTCGGTCCAGGCCAAACCCTGGACCGGATCAGAACGGTGCGAAGGGAACTCCAGCATGACTGA
- a CDS encoding ATP-binding protein encodes MRLIPVPTTTGDGPSVTTSDDPLIALVVDATLRAARHRLRDHLTSLGLDPDDACLVLSELVGNALLHAGDTAAVAWRLVGDRLHIGVADAAALSLPVVQGSCTREGGRGLLLVDQLAESWGVRPLGTLGKETWCDLQVKAA; translated from the coding sequence ATGCGTCTCATTCCCGTACCAACTACGACTGGTGACGGTCCGTCCGTCACCACCAGCGACGATCCCCTCATCGCGCTCGTCGTCGACGCCACCCTGCGAGCGGCCCGCCACCGCCTCCGCGATCACCTCACCAGCCTGGGCCTGGACCCCGACGACGCCTGCCTGGTGCTCTCGGAGCTGGTCGGGAACGCCCTGCTGCACGCCGGGGACACCGCCGCCGTCGCCTGGCGCCTGGTCGGCGACCGCCTCCACATCGGCGTCGCGGACGCCGCGGCCCTCAGCCTCCCGGTCGTCCAGGGCAGTTGCACCCGCGAGGGCGGCCGCGGCCTGCTCCTCGTCGATCAACTCGCCGAATCCTGGGGCGTGCGGCCGCTCGGCACCCTCGGCAAGGAAACCTGGTGCGACCTGCAGGTCAAGGCCGCCTGA